A portion of the Trachemys scripta elegans isolate TJP31775 chromosome 9, CAS_Tse_1.0, whole genome shotgun sequence genome contains these proteins:
- the LOC117883046 gene encoding tumor necrosis factor ligand superfamily member 10-like encodes MDSQQQNNQQYFRSDSSDSSACMMGSGAGHKDEPGSGKRRKKHCSPVWIAMAVMSILALQIASTTGLFVYFTMSISKLKAQTQGSSEELKCLQLINRLQEVSDLEELIGNQSCLKLASSIKSYVTMVTENIIHSNALKEARRSYFNSSSGQLATRAPGKPSAHLTLRQQSPSQDGSSAHFGELSQSCRHPITRWEDKIMHSHLQNITYRDGKLRVSQAGKYYIYSQIYFRYPSEGVAARVSGHQLVQCINRETSYGQPILLLKGVGTKCWAPEADYGLHALYQGGLFELKAGDELFVSVSSLAIDYDDTAASYFGAFRLEL; translated from the exons ATGGACAGCCAGCAGCAGAATAACCAGCAGTATTTCCGATCGGATAGCAGCGACTCCTCAGCATGCATGATGGGGTCCGGAGCAGGGCACAAGGACGAGCCAGGCTccgggaagaggagaaagaagcaTTGTAGCCCGGTGTGGATCGCCATGGCTGTGATGTCCATCCTGGCTCTGCAGATCGCCTCTACCACGGGGCTCTTCGTATATTTCACCATGTCGATATCCAAG TTAAAAGCCCAGACACAGGGGAGTTCAGAGGAGCTGAAGTGTTTGCAGCTGATCAACAGATTGCAGGAAGTCTCAGACTTGGAGGAACTGATTGGCAACCAGTCCTGCCTCAAGCTGGCCAGCAGCATCAAATCCTACGTGACCATG GTGACAGAGAACATTATCCACAGTAACGCACTGAAGG AAGCCAGGAGGAGCTATTTCAACAGCTCCAGTGGGCAGCTGGCTACAAGAGCACCTGGCAAGCCCTCTGCCCACCTCACCCTCCGGCAGCAGAGCCCTTCCCAGGACG GAAGCTCAGCACACTTTGGGGAGCTCTCCCAGTCCTGCCGACACCCCATCACCAGGTGGGAGGACAAGATCATGCACTCACATCTCCAGAACATCACCTACCGGGATGGCAAGCTGCGGGTGAGCCAGGCGGGCAAGTACTACATCTACTCGCAGATCTACTTCCGCTACCCCAGCGAGGGCGTCGCAGCCCGCGTCTCGGGGCACCAGCTGGTACAGTGCATCAACCGCGAGACCTCCTATGGGCAGCCCATCCTGCTACTCAAGGGCGTCGGCACCAAGTGCTGGGCACCCGAGGCAGACTATGGCCTGCACGCCCTCTACCAGGGTGGCCTCTTCGAGCTCAAGGCCGGTGACGAGCTTTTTGTCTCCGTCTCGTCCCTGGCCATTGATTACGACGATACAGCGGCCAGTTACTTCGGGGCCTTCCGACTCGAACTGTGA